In Ruminococcaceae bacterium R-25, one genomic interval encodes:
- a CDS encoding stage V sporulation protein D (sporulation-specific penicillin-binding protein), giving the protein MQRTLISNAQPLKGFTGIKTKDGIKESVKIPAENDPEEQSKDQQHKRNSYAKVWIAVVSVVVVLYTAYLLLNLYQTTVRDYDKYARAAADEQWTLVTYSASRGLIYDANMVPMASNTYDYTLICSPKMVSSALMDRQQIMDGVVGILGVSYEKLDKIIPVDPTDKTDKRNDVAGCDVIKNIPVEKKDEFAKWAKENKVKGFAFVAVPQRYYNYGSLASQVVGYAKNDGVSLNGLYGLEAYYNSILSGDDGYRYSETDEITGGVLPYADATSRAVSDGNNIVTNIDISIQRIAEEAAKEAYDKFDPIDGVCAIVMNPYTGAVYAMVSIPNYDLNDPYGRPYGVGEEAWNYMDKETRVQYVMANAWRNRCVSDTYEPGSTFKALTTCMAFEENLAREDETFDDAPMKLSEQHTISCWMQKSAGFNHGQETLTKAFENSCNPVFAQLAQRIGITKYYSYVRMLGFYDATGIDLPAEGKGIFHKSPSKVDMSVLSYGESSTVTPIQLITSYCAIVNGGDLLVPHIVKYITDPEGNIVDEIEPEVVRTVFSEDTCKRVRKLMEGVVSDGTGSAGKVAGYAVAGKTSTSTIDVGELKGLHVLSFSCYAPSYDPKIAVLVVINKPRDKSVGSSSAASTAAKIVEGTLSYMGVERKFTEEEYSEMLKEWYVQKVDGLPASQAASKISVNGLSTLYGTLDMNSETIVARTYPDYYHTLYKTGVVVLYPENVSEEEMLTTRVPNMAGMSAIECIEACLKMNLNCKIDKNSDIKGVCVSQSVASGMTVKAGDIIYVKLSSSSTATYNQQNDATKSSTVVDTSGEDGTTAGNTNKRREE; this is encoded by the coding sequence ATGCAGCGCACCCTGATAAGTAATGCCCAACCCTTAAAGGGTTTTACCGGGATCAAAACGAAAGACGGCATTAAGGAATCGGTAAAGATTCCTGCGGAAAACGACCCTGAAGAACAGTCAAAGGATCAGCAGCATAAACGCAATTCATATGCAAAGGTATGGATTGCGGTCGTTTCAGTTGTAGTGGTTCTTTATACAGCTTATCTCCTTTTAAATCTCTATCAGACGACAGTAAGAGACTATGACAAGTATGCCAGAGCTGCCGCTGATGAACAGTGGACTCTCGTAACATACAGTGCGAGCCGCGGACTTATCTACGATGCAAACATGGTCCCGATGGCATCAAATACATACGATTACACGCTCATCTGTTCCCCGAAGATGGTTTCATCCGCTCTTATGGACAGACAGCAGATCATGGACGGCGTTGTCGGCATTTTAGGTGTCAGTTACGAAAAATTAGACAAGATCATTCCAGTTGATCCTACGGATAAGACAGATAAGAGAAATGATGTTGCAGGATGCGACGTTATTAAGAATATTCCTGTTGAGAAAAAAGACGAATTCGCGAAGTGGGCGAAGGAAAACAAGGTCAAAGGCTTTGCTTTCGTTGCAGTTCCTCAGAGATATTACAACTACGGAAGTCTTGCTTCCCAGGTTGTCGGATATGCGAAAAATGACGGCGTCAGCCTTAACGGTCTTTATGGCCTTGAGGCATACTACAACAGCATTCTTTCAGGTGATGACGGATACAGATATTCAGAGACTGATGAAATCACGGGCGGCGTACTTCCTTATGCTGATGCTACTTCGAGAGCCGTATCAGACGGTAACAACATAGTCACCAATATCGACATCAGTATCCAGAGAATCGCAGAAGAAGCAGCTAAAGAAGCTTACGATAAGTTCGACCCGATCGACGGTGTATGCGCTATCGTTATGAATCCTTATACAGGTGCCGTTTATGCAATGGTATCTATCCCCAACTACGACCTTAACGATCCTTACGGAAGGCCGTACGGAGTGGGTGAAGAAGCATGGAACTACATGGATAAGGAGACCAGAGTCCAGTACGTAATGGCGAATGCCTGGCGTAACCGCTGCGTTTCCGATACATACGAGCCCGGTTCAACATTCAAGGCTCTTACAACCTGCATGGCTTTTGAGGAAAACCTCGCAAGAGAAGATGAGACATTTGACGATGCTCCGATGAAACTCTCAGAACAGCACACGATTTCATGCTGGATGCAGAAGTCGGCTGGCTTTAACCACGGTCAGGAAACACTCACCAAGGCTTTCGAAAACTCATGCAACCCTGTCTTTGCACAGCTTGCGCAGAGGATCGGAATAACAAAGTATTATTCATATGTCCGCATGCTCGGTTTCTATGATGCGACCGGAATAGACCTTCCTGCTGAAGGTAAGGGTATCTTCCATAAGAGTCCGTCCAAGGTCGATATGTCGGTTTTGTCTTACGGCGAGTCTTCGACGGTTACGCCTATCCAGCTGATCACATCCTACTGTGCTATCGTTAACGGCGGCGACCTTCTCGTTCCGCACATCGTTAAATACATTACGGATCCTGAAGGAAATATCGTGGACGAGATCGAACCTGAAGTAGTTAGAACGGTGTTCTCTGAAGATACATGTAAGAGAGTAAGAAAACTGATGGAAGGCGTTGTATCCGACGGTACCGGTTCAGCAGGTAAAGTTGCAGGTTACGCAGTTGCAGGTAAGACCTCAACATCAACGATCGACGTAGGTGAACTTAAAGGTCTCCACGTTCTCTCGTTCTCATGCTATGCACCTTCTTACGATCCGAAGATCGCAGTTCTCGTAGTTATCAATAAGCCGAGAGATAAGTCGGTAGGCTCATCTTCTGCAGCTTCCACGGCGGCAAAGATCGTTGAAGGCACATTGTCTTACATGGGTGTCGAGAGAAAATTCACAGAAGAAGAATACAGTGAGATGCTCAAGGAATGGTACGTCCAAAAGGTCGACGGACTCCCTGCATCACAGGCTGCATCAAAGATCTCCGTAAACGGTCTTTCAACTCTCTACGGAACACTCGACATGAACTCTGAGACAATAGTTGCTAGAACATATCCTGACTATTACCACACGCTTTATAAGACAGGTGTCGTCGTACTCTATCCTGAGAATGTTTCTGAAGAAGAAATGCTCACAACAAGAGTTCCCAATATGGCCGGAATGTCTGCGATCGAGTGTATTGAGGCATGCCTTAAGATGAACCTCAACTGCAAGATCGACAAGAACAGCGACATCAAGGGCGTATGCGTGAGCCAGAGCGTTGCTTCCGGCATGACCGTTAAAGCCGGCGACATAATTTATGTCAAATTGTCGAGCAGCAGCACGGCAACATATAACCAGCAAAACGATGCTACAAAGTCTTCTACAGTCGTTGATACTTCAGGTGAAGACGGAACAACAGCGGGAAACACGAATAAACGCAGAGAGGAATAG
- a CDS encoding sucrose-6-phosphate hydrolase — protein sequence MKGKWRQNLHIEPPEGWMNDPNGLCFFDGLYHVYFQYSPGTPNGESVRRWGHYVSPDLLSWKYKGIVLDADIPEDKDGVFSGSAVAFEDHVEFFYTGNVMEEGDYDYVLEGRGANVIHVLSPDGSSMSSKKVLLRNSDYPDFCSCHVRDPKVWIEDGVYKMVLGARTKDDKGCVLLYEGKSIDSLEYKKCFSAPDMGYMWECPDLFELEGKKFLAFCPQGIPQGEFKYQNLFQSGYFTVDGDALSDFEEFDYGFDFYAPQTFVTPDGRRLLIGWMGIGDGSYTNPTTDLGWQHCLTLPRELTAGSDGKILQNPIRELDSLKKITKPVDGEAWEGLPFEVDAAGFDDSVSVSVSGAEITWDKASGVLSLHFTNDEGYGRGERKIRISSLESLRIIADVSSLEIYINGGRYVMCTRFYPEHRQVKVSASGAVASLSRLRLNDTLVAIGEALIDFIPDRKACEFYEVGSFSPATGGAPANVCGAFSKLGGKSRMITQLGRDPFGDVITRTLNEAGVDTSCISYTSEANTALAFVSQTADGKSTYSFYRNPSADMLFDPSAIKAEMFDDCYALHFCSVSLGDFPMKDAHRAAITIARRQGAIVSFDPNLRFMLWDDKDALKRVIWEFIPDCDIVKISDEELEFITGCSDIGEALPLLFAGSVKLVILTKGKDGADCYSSLGCVSSAITKVTAVDTTGAGDGFIGSFLWKLRSLGIGKENLGECPLAVIKECLDFANRFCAISVQRKGAIPSYPELDEIK from the coding sequence ATGAAGGGAAAATGGAGACAGAATCTTCATATCGAACCTCCTGAAGGTTGGATGAACGACCCGAACGGATTGTGCTTTTTTGACGGTCTTTATCACGTTTATTTCCAGTATTCACCCGGCACGCCGAATGGCGAAAGTGTCCGCCGTTGGGGCCACTATGTGAGCCCTGATCTTCTCTCGTGGAAATATAAAGGCATAGTCCTTGATGCAGACATTCCTGAAGATAAGGATGGCGTGTTCTCAGGTTCTGCAGTTGCTTTTGAAGATCACGTAGAATTCTTCTATACGGGTAATGTTATGGAAGAAGGAGACTACGATTATGTTTTGGAAGGAAGAGGCGCGAACGTTATTCACGTTTTGTCTCCTGACGGTTCTTCCATGTCTTCGAAAAAGGTGTTATTGCGCAACAGCGACTATCCTGATTTTTGTTCATGTCACGTAAGAGATCCCAAGGTATGGATCGAAGACGGAGTATATAAGATGGTACTGGGCGCACGAACGAAGGATGATAAAGGATGCGTGCTTCTTTATGAAGGCAAGAGCATCGATTCGCTTGAATATAAGAAATGCTTTTCTGCTCCTGACATGGGTTATATGTGGGAGTGCCCGGACCTTTTTGAATTAGAAGGAAAGAAGTTCCTTGCGTTTTGTCCGCAGGGAATACCTCAGGGAGAATTCAAATACCAGAACCTGTTCCAGAGCGGATATTTTACTGTTGACGGAGATGCATTATCAGACTTCGAAGAATTCGATTACGGCTTCGATTTCTATGCACCGCAGACATTCGTTACACCTGACGGCAGAAGACTCCTTATCGGCTGGATGGGAATAGGAGACGGTTCTTATACCAATCCGACAACAGATCTCGGCTGGCAGCATTGTCTTACATTGCCCCGTGAACTTACTGCAGGATCTGACGGAAAGATCTTGCAGAACCCTATCCGTGAACTTGATTCATTAAAAAAGATTACTAAGCCTGTCGATGGCGAAGCGTGGGAAGGTCTGCCTTTTGAAGTTGATGCTGCAGGTTTTGATGACAGCGTATCTGTCAGCGTATCAGGGGCTGAGATCACCTGGGATAAGGCAAGCGGAGTTTTAAGCCTGCATTTTACCAACGACGAAGGCTATGGAAGAGGCGAGAGAAAAATCAGGATATCTTCTTTGGAATCGCTCCGTATTATTGCTGATGTATCTTCATTAGAAATATATATTAATGGCGGCAGATACGTCATGTGCACCAGGTTTTACCCCGAACACCGCCAGGTGAAGGTTTCAGCCAGCGGAGCTGTTGCATCTTTAAGCAGGCTGAGACTTAACGACACGCTTGTCGCGATCGGTGAAGCCTTGATAGATTTCATTCCCGACAGGAAGGCTTGTGAATTCTACGAAGTAGGTTCATTCTCTCCTGCGACAGGCGGAGCACCCGCAAATGTCTGCGGAGCCTTTTCGAAGCTCGGCGGCAAATCACGTATGATCACCCAGCTTGGCCGTGATCCTTTCGGTGACGTCATTACAAGGACTTTGAATGAAGCAGGTGTCGATACTTCCTGTATCTCATATACGTCTGAAGCAAATACTGCGCTCGCATTCGTAAGCCAAACGGCTGACGGCAAGAGCACATATTCTTTCTACAGGAATCCTTCCGCGGACATGCTTTTCGATCCTTCAGCAATCAAGGCAGAGATGTTCGATGATTGCTATGCGCTCCATTTCTGCAGCGTTTCTTTGGGCGACTTCCCGATGAAGGACGCTCACCGCGCTGCGATCACTATCGCAAGAAGACAGGGCGCAATCGTCAGCTTCGATCCCAATCTCCGCTTCATGCTCTGGGACGACAAAGATGCGTTAAAGCGTGTCATCTGGGAATTCATCCCTGACTGCGACATCGTAAAGATCTCTGATGAAGAACTGGAGTTCATTACAGGATGTTCTGATATCGGCGAGGCGCTTCCGCTGCTGTTCGCCGGAAGTGTAAAGCTCGTGATACTTACCAAAGGCAAGGACGGAGCTGACTGCTACAGCAGCTTGGGCTGTGTGTCTTCTGCAATCACTAAGGTTACGGCTGTTGATACCACCGGCGCAGGCGACGGCTTCATCGGTTCATTCCTGTGGAAGTTAAGATCTCTTGGTATCGGCAAGGAAAATCTCGGTGAGTGTCCTCTGGCGGTCATTAAAGAGTGCCTGGACTTTGCCAACCGCTTCTGTGCGATAAGCGTCCAGAGAAAAGGCGCGATACCGTCGTATCCGGAGTTAGATGAAATAAAGTAA
- a CDS encoding UDP-N-acetylmuramoylalanyl-D-glutamate--2,6-diaminopimelate ligase — protein MKLQEVLNNIDFEVISGDLNKEITSVEYDSRKVAIGSLFVCVQGFTVDGHSFASMAAEKGASAIVVDKNRTCLSADELDVLAKENFLSVIEIDDTHKHLADLCANFYEHPEKRLSIYGITGTKGKTTTAFMLRAILEQSGRDTGLIGTVCNIIAGKKTHAAHTTPESRELYDMMDVLTRNNSESLVMEVSSQALKLDRVRGLTYRTAAFTNLYEDHIAPNEHPDMEDYITCKLKIFDSCEKGIVNLDCDAAERVIEYCKGKTDLITYSINGEADFVARNLRPERRGHVTGTVFELDCEYYKCDIFVALPGKFNVYNALCAICSAVTEGINIEDIKTALANISVPGRMQPIENNFGVNILVDYAHNAAALESVLTTLKEYTTGRIITVFGCGGNRSVTRRFEMGEVSGNLSDYTVITSDNPRKEEPDAIIADIVTGISKTDGKYEVEPDRSKAIKLSINMAQEGDTVLIAGKGHEDYQIFADKTIHFDDCEHARNAVIEREGK, from the coding sequence ATGAAACTTCAGGAAGTTCTTAACAATATAGATTTTGAGGTAATTTCAGGTGATCTTAACAAGGAGATCACATCTGTCGAGTATGACTCCAGAAAAGTGGCAATAGGATCGCTCTTCGTATGCGTTCAGGGATTTACCGTTGACGGCCATTCATTTGCTTCAATGGCTGCAGAAAAGGGCGCTTCCGCGATAGTTGTTGATAAGAACAGAACATGCCTTTCAGCTGATGAACTTGATGTCCTCGCGAAAGAGAATTTCTTAAGCGTCATTGAGATCGATGACACACATAAGCATCTGGCTGATCTGTGCGCAAATTTTTACGAGCATCCCGAAAAGAGACTCTCCATATACGGCATTACAGGAACCAAGGGTAAGACTACTACGGCTTTCATGCTGAGAGCTATCCTTGAGCAAAGCGGCAGGGACACAGGCCTCATTGGAACTGTCTGCAATATCATTGCAGGAAAAAAGACACATGCTGCCCATACGACACCTGAATCAAGAGAACTCTATGACATGATGGATGTCTTAACGAGAAACAATTCGGAAAGCCTTGTAATGGAGGTATCTTCCCAGGCATTAAAGCTCGACAGGGTAAGGGGCCTTACATACCGTACGGCTGCTTTTACAAATCTTTACGAAGACCATATTGCGCCTAATGAGCATCCTGATATGGAAGACTACATTACCTGCAAACTTAAGATCTTCGATAGTTGCGAAAAGGGTATCGTCAATCTCGACTGCGATGCTGCAGAAAGAGTTATCGAATACTGCAAAGGCAAAACTGACCTTATCACATATTCGATAAACGGCGAAGCTGACTTTGTCGCAAGAAACTTAAGACCTGAGAGAAGAGGTCACGTAACAGGTACTGTTTTCGAGCTCGACTGCGAATACTATAAGTGCGACATCTTTGTTGCGCTTCCCGGAAAATTCAATGTTTATAATGCTCTTTGTGCTATTTGCTCTGCAGTAACTGAAGGCATAAATATTGAAGATATCAAGACTGCTCTGGCAAATATCAGCGTTCCCGGAAGAATGCAGCCCATTGAGAATAATTTCGGAGTTAATATCCTCGTTGATTATGCACACAATGCTGCAGCTTTAGAGAGCGTTCTGACCACTCTTAAGGAATACACTACAGGAAGGATAATAACTGTTTTCGGATGCGGCGGAAACCGTTCTGTTACAAGACGTTTCGAGATGGGCGAAGTATCAGGAAACCTCTCGGATTATACGGTAATAACATCAGATAATCCCAGAAAGGAAGAACCTGATGCGATAATTGCCGACATCGTTACGGGTATATCCAAAACTGACGGAAAGTATGAGGTCGAACCTGACAGGAGCAAAGCAATTAAGCTCTCCATCAATATGGCTCAGGAAGGTGACACTGTTCTTATCGCCGGCAAGGGCCACGAAGACTATCAGATCTTTGCAGACAAAACGATACATTTCGATGATTGCGAGCATGCCAGAAATGCTGTGATCGAGCGGGAAGGAAAATAA
- a CDS encoding 16S rRNA (cytosine1402-N4)-methyltransferase: MLKVSDFDHIPVLLYQTVDALNVRPGGIYVDCTAGGGSHSAEIARRMKGQGILVSIDKDDAALAACMERKDAFAGIDWMPVKSDYKDIDDIIRSLKIGKVDGIMADLGVSSYQLDTAERGFSYMKNGPLDMRMDPDEWLTAAEVVNRYSRDELERIFREYGEEHHAGRIADGIVERRRTKPFTRTTELAQAIKDYMPGHGRGEDQHPAKRCFQAIRIEVNHELDGLESLLNDGIRKLKPGGRFAVISFHSLEDRIVKEAFRTAESPCTCPRDFPVCVCGKKSLGTVITKKPIEPTEEEIEINPRSRSSKLRVFERNDNEQYN; the protein is encoded by the coding sequence ATGTTGAAGGTCTCTGATTTTGATCACATTCCCGTACTCCTTTACCAGACGGTTGACGCGCTTAATGTCAGACCGGGCGGTATCTATGTGGACTGTACTGCAGGCGGAGGTTCTCACAGCGCTGAGATCGCCAGGAGAATGAAGGGACAGGGAATCCTTGTTTCGATCGATAAGGACGACGCTGCTCTTGCTGCATGCATGGAGCGTAAGGATGCATTTGCAGGGATCGACTGGATGCCTGTCAAATCTGACTATAAAGATATAGATGATATTATCAGGAGCCTCAAGATCGGTAAGGTCGACGGCATTATGGCTGATCTCGGCGTTTCTTCGTATCAGCTCGATACGGCTGAGAGAGGTTTCTCTTATATGAAGAACGGTCCTTTGGACATGAGAATGGATCCTGATGAATGGCTTACGGCAGCAGAAGTCGTAAACAGATATTCGAGAGACGAACTTGAGAGAATCTTCAGGGAATATGGTGAAGAACACCATGCCGGAAGGATCGCTGACGGTATCGTTGAGAGAAGAAGAACAAAGCCTTTCACAAGAACTACGGAACTTGCACAGGCTATCAAGGATTATATGCCGGGTCACGGCAGGGGCGAGGACCAGCATCCTGCAAAGAGATGCTTCCAGGCCATAAGAATTGAAGTCAATCACGAGCTTGACGGTCTGGAATCACTTTTGAACGACGGAATCAGAAAGCTCAAACCGGGCGGAAGATTTGCAGTCATATCTTTCCATTCATTGGAAGACAGGATCGTAAAGGAAGCCTTCAGGACAGCAGAAAGTCCTTGTACATGTCCCAGAGATTTCCCCGTATGCGTTTGCGGAAAGAAGTCCTTGGGAACGGTGATCACTAAGAAACCGATCGAACCGACGGAAGAAGAAATAGAGATCAATCCGAGATCTCGAAGCTCGAAGCTCAGGGTATTTGAGAGGAACGATAACGAGCAATACAACTAA
- a CDS encoding division/cell wall cluster transcriptional repressor MraZ — MRDIKKVDAKGRFFIPSKQKELLGAEVVVTNSLDVGYLCVYSKDHFEALKAQLSKLNSMDSNVRKIKRAIIGEACEVSVDSQGRISVNSELWDRINAKPGDEICVFNDDGKLDICTKSFYDNEDHDLSGIEGLETKYYVEGL, encoded by the coding sequence ATGAGAGACATTAAGAAAGTAGACGCAAAGGGGAGATTTTTTATCCCTTCTAAGCAAAAAGAATTGCTTGGCGCTGAGGTTGTAGTAACAAACAGCCTCGATGTCGGCTATTTGTGCGTTTACTCGAAGGACCATTTTGAGGCATTGAAGGCTCAGCTCTCAAAGCTCAATTCCATGGATTCCAATGTTCGTAAGATCAAGAGAGCTATCATCGGTGAGGCTTGTGAAGTAAGCGTTGATTCCCAGGGCAGAATCTCTGTAAACAGTGAGCTTTGGGACAGGATCAATGCAAAGCCCGGCGACGAGATCTGCGTTTTTAATGATGACGGTAAGCTCGATATTTGCACTAAGAGTTTCTATGACAATGAGGATCACGACCTCAGCGGCATAGAAGGATTGGAGACGAAGTATTATGTTGAAGGTCTCTGA
- a CDS encoding cell division protein FtsW, whose translation MAEKKVKSIIPDVPLYGNPNTAAKTGAPSNKAPVKKAPSKNHAPAKKSFIKKPFADPKTGKITDIDSLIEPPPKAEREGLNAAKIEQAVRTSNIPMILMIFVMIVFGLVVLYSVSGPDAYGQFQNSSWFLARQIRFTVVGIVVMFVISFIPIDFFNQKWVALIAYFVSLGLAFATIALGVGREHGAARWINIGPIQLQSSEIIKVALIVAFAGYRSVIANLRNEGRFKTPKTKLGKNLFTAMFDFILPIGMCVLVDIVIVIQPHVSCFIIVGLVIFMCALVSEIPGKSWLYGMAVLLAFGIVGGAVAFIIMPAEKKKSIERNYAHVFKRIQIFNADEERDEEEEGGLTKDDTRQVDNAHNALGSGGMWGVGLGNSRSKYNYVSEAQNDYIFSIYIEETGFVGGVLLMLLYLIMFFMCVGVCWRAKDVFSRVIATGCTALIFVEVLMNFSVELQVIPATGVTLPFISYGGTAQICLLIAYGLILSVSRSGTLVLEKKKRLQAKRSMDMGA comes from the coding sequence ATGGCTGAAAAGAAGGTAAAGTCGATAATACCTGATGTACCGTTGTATGGTAATCCCAATACAGCGGCTAAGACCGGTGCCCCAAGTAATAAGGCACCTGTTAAAAAGGCGCCTTCGAAGAACCATGCTCCTGCAAAAAAGTCTTTTATAAAGAAGCCTTTTGCAGATCCCAAGACCGGTAAGATCACCGACATCGACAGCCTTATCGAACCTCCGCCGAAGGCAGAGCGCGAAGGCCTTAATGCGGCTAAGATCGAGCAGGCGGTAAGAACTTCAAATATCCCTATGATCCTGATGATATTCGTCATGATCGTTTTCGGTCTTGTTGTACTCTATTCGGTATCAGGACCTGATGCTTACGGTCAGTTCCAGAATTCATCCTGGTTTCTTGCAAGACAGATAAGATTCACGGTTGTCGGAATCGTGGTGATGTTTGTTATCTCTTTTATTCCGATCGATTTCTTTAACCAGAAATGGGTTGCGCTCATTGCTTATTTTGTGAGCCTCGGCCTCGCGTTTGCGACGATCGCCTTAGGCGTAGGACGTGAGCACGGTGCCGCCAGATGGATCAACATCGGTCCTATCCAGCTCCAGAGTTCGGAGATCATCAAAGTTGCCCTGATCGTTGCTTTTGCAGGCTACCGTTCGGTAATCGCAAACCTTCGTAATGAGGGCAGGTTCAAAACGCCGAAGACAAAGCTCGGCAAGAATCTTTTCACTGCGATGTTCGACTTTATCCTTCCTATCGGAATGTGCGTTCTGGTCGACATAGTAATCGTTATCCAGCCTCACGTTTCGTGCTTCATCATTGTTGGTCTTGTAATCTTCATGTGCGCTCTCGTATCTGAGATCCCGGGCAAATCGTGGCTTTACGGCATGGCGGTCTTGCTCGCATTCGGAATTGTGGGCGGTGCGGTCGCATTTATCATAATGCCTGCTGAGAAGAAGAAAAGCATTGAGAGAAACTACGCACACGTTTTCAAGCGAATCCAGATCTTCAATGCTGATGAAGAAAGGGATGAGGAAGAGGAAGGCGGACTTACAAAGGACGATACCCGTCAGGTTGATAATGCCCATAACGCTCTGGGTTCAGGCGGAATGTGGGGTGTCGGCCTCGGAAATTCCAGATCCAAATATAATTATGTATCAGAGGCGCAGAACGACTATATCTTCTCAATCTACATAGAGGAGACGGGCTTTGTCGGCGGCGTTCTGCTGATGCTTCTGTATCTGATAATGTTCTTTATGTGCGTGGGCGTGTGCTGGCGAGCGAAGGACGTGTTCTCCAGGGTAATAGCGACCGGGTGTACGGCCCTGATATTTGTCGAAGTTCTGATGAACTTCTCGGTTGAGCTGCAGGTCATCCCTGCTACAGGCGTTACGCTGCCGTTTATCAGTTACGGCGGAACGGCGCAGATCTGTCTTCTTATTGCATACGGACTTATCTTATCGGTTTCAAGGAGCGGAACTCTGGTCCTCGAAAAGAAGAAACGCCTCCAGGCTAAGAGATCTATGGACATGGGAGCGTGA
- a CDS encoding UDP-N-acetylmuramoyl-tripeptide--D-alanyl-D-alanine ligase gives MFTLEEVKKAIGGRLISKTDEIVFASLIEVKGVSTDTRTIKEGELFIALKGENFDGNDYLAKAFELGACALVTNDEKMVPDGANAIIVEDTVKALGLLANHYRFKLGCKVIAVTGSVGKTSTRTMIAEVLKTGLKVHSTVRNLNNEIGLAQSILSAPEDSDVIVVEMGMRGPGQISYLTKIARPDIAIITNIGYSHIGILESKDAILNAKMEITEGLTDGGIIAINSDDRKLFDHCVKVLTINNFIAGIQVSSDDDLPCPIIISATDVKETETGMSFGAKLKRMGEDSEFSVPLSVGMYGEPAIRNALFAIFCAYMMGITKTPENQKKIAEVISTKSAVDGRGAITETARYFIMNDAYNASPESMENAFLNFYKKAKGHRKVLALGGMLELGKFAPGLHELTGKACASYDFDRVFVTGENADEFIKGAHMVNMKLEIVKCKDTEDVQRRLEDYVRDGDAILFKASHSFGFEKVAKSFIEKGNA, from the coding sequence ATGTTTACGCTTGAAGAAGTAAAGAAAGCAATAGGCGGCAGGCTGATCTCCAAAACTGATGAGATCGTTTTCGCATCATTGATCGAAGTAAAAGGTGTATCTACCGATACGAGGACCATCAAAGAAGGTGAGCTTTTCATCGCTTTGAAGGGTGAGAATTTTGACGGCAACGATTATCTCGCAAAAGCATTTGAACTTGGCGCATGCGCGCTTGTTACCAATGATGAAAAGATGGTGCCCGACGGTGCAAATGCGATAATCGTGGAAGATACCGTAAAGGCATTGGGACTTCTTGCAAACCACTACAGATTTAAGCTCGGCTGCAAGGTTATCGCAGTAACAGGTTCTGTCGGAAAGACTTCAACAAGGACCATGATCGCTGAGGTGCTGAAGACCGGCCTTAAGGTCCATTCGACGGTAAGAAATCTCAATAACGAGATCGGTTTGGCACAGTCGATCCTCTCTGCTCCCGAAGACTCTGATGTCATCGTAGTCGAGATGGGTATGAGAGGCCCCGGCCAGATTTCTTATCTTACAAAGATTGCGAGACCTGACATTGCGATAATCACGAATATCGGTTATTCGCATATCGGAATATTAGAGAGCAAAGACGCGATACTGAATGCCAAGATGGAGATCACGGAAGGTCTTACGGACGGCGGAATTATCGCTATCAACAGTGATGACAGAAAGCTCTTTGACCACTGCGTTAAGGTGCTCACAATAAATAATTTCATTGCAGGCATTCAGGTAAGTTCAGATGACGATCTTCCTTGCCCGATCATCATTTCCGCAACAGATGTTAAGGAGACTGAGACGGGAATGTCATTTGGTGCGAAGCTTAAGAGAATGGGTGAGGATTCTGAATTCTCGGTTCCTCTCAGTGTCGGAATGTATGGTGAGCCTGCAATCAGAAATGCTCTTTTTGCAATCTTCTGTGCCTATATGATGGGCATTACAAAGACACCTGAAAACCAGAAAAAGATTGCTGAAGTGATCAGCACAAAGAGCGCTGTTGACGGCAGAGGCGCTATCACGGAAACAGCCAGGTATTTCATAATGAACGATGCTTATAATGCATCTCCCGAGTCCATGGAAAATGCTTTCCTGAACTTCTATAAGAAAGCAAAAGGACACCGCAAGGTCCTTGCATTGGGAGGCATGCTGGAACTCGGAAAATTTGCGCCCGGCCTTCATGAGCTGACAGGCAAGGCGTGTGCTTCTTATGACTTTGACAGAGTATTTGTCACAGGCGAAAACGCCGATGAATTCATAAAGGGCGCTCATATGGTAAATATGAAGCTCGAAATAGTAAAATGCAAAGACACTGAAGACGTTCAAAGACGTCTTGAAGATTATGTAAGAGACGGAGACGCGATCCTTTTCAAGGCATCGCACAGCTTCGGCTTCGAGAAAGTGGCAAAGAGTTTTATCGAGAAGGGGAATGCCTGA